A genomic segment from Spinacia oleracea cultivar Varoflay chromosome 3, BTI_SOV_V1, whole genome shotgun sequence encodes:
- the LOC110791624 gene encoding uncharacterized protein, which yields MKDEDSLPLTTSISNSSSATLATSSTKKDTSSDVNLFGKGRYKFWALAAILLLAFWSMFTGTVTLRWSAGNLNRLSDDIDTPLRDDLDVLEMEEREKVVKYMWDVYTNSRRMRLPRFWQQAFEAAYEDMTTDVPGAREAAVTEIAKMSIRSIDLDPPPIQLTGAQALSLKHAEIRKTATASGIS from the exons atgaaagatgAAGATTCTCTTCCATTAACAACGTCGATTTCAAACTCATCATCAGCAACATTAGCAACTTCATCAACCAAAAAAGACACCTCCTCCGATGTCAATCTCTTCGGCAAAGGGCGCTACAAATTCTGGGCACTTGCTGCAATTTTACTTCTAGCTTTCTGGTCCATGTTTACCGGCACCGTCACGCTCCGGTGGTCCGCCGGAAACCTCAACCGCCTCTCCGATGACATCGACACTCCTCTGAGGGACGATCTCGACGTTCTG GAGATGGAGGAGAGGGAGAAGGTGGTGAAGTATATGTGGGATGTGTACACGAACAGTCGAAGGATGAGATTGCCGAGGTTTTGGCAGCAGGCTTTCGAGGCTGCGTATGAGGATATGACCACTGATGTGCCTGGAGCTCGTGAGGCTGCTGTTACTGAGATTGCTAAGATGTCGATTCGTTCGATTGATCTTGATCCGCCTCCTATTCAATTGACG GGTGCTCAAGCATTGAGTCTTAAGCATGCAGAAATCAGAAAGACAGCAACTGCATCGGGAATTAGTTGA